tgagtgttggagtgtgccccggCATTccgtaatttaaaaaaacaagaagatggtgacatctggtttgcttaaaataaggaatttgaaatgaattacacttatacttttgatacttaagcatattttaaaccaaatacttttagacttttactcaagtagaattttactgggtgcctttaacttttattttagtcattttctattaaggtatctttacttttactcaagtatgactgtgctgccatcctgttagaaggtaacagattgtaataaaataatggttaaattggattttcattgtgttcaatGGTGTTATTTGCCCCCTAGTGGCGCTTTCTGGTACTTAGAAAGACGACGCAAACAGGAAGTACAGAATTTGTTTTGCACGCATAGAAGCAGCTACAAACAACGCTACGGTGCAGGTCTTTCAATGTAGTTATTTCTTGTCACGCTTCAGCCTTGGAAACATATTTGTTTGTAAGTTCGATTCAAGCATTTAGCTAATGATgataatcttgttattgatagagtTGCTTACATATCAATGTTGGTTGCATTTACTCACAAATTGCAATGCCTTTAATGTATGTCGTTAGCTGTATTACTTTGCTCATACGTCATGCAAACgaattgtaaaatatacaatactgtagttttgttactgtttctagtgtaatatgctttgttattctacatagatggttatacattattagagtaatgaaaggagccaattaccatatggttaacaattagctatatggtttggcatcatgccagatgcatggtaccttagcgcgtgctttgtatttatgcaacttcaaatgtttaatgtacagctacagtatgtcggtgtgaattgaatactaaagtatattcttttctgtattttgcagtttcacaacataaacgttttcaatatattcattcaagaaaagtcacgccttgggagttttattgaagacttagttgttaGCTATCTGTCAAGTTTTGCATGGGAACGCAACTCAAGGGCAGAATAATGACAGTTGGgtaatttttccaccactgtttgCAGTGAGGTGCCAATAAACAGCTGTCTTCCCCCCCATCTcttacacctccctctctttcctgccCCTCCATTATCCCCTCTCACCTGAATCCTTCTCCATCCAGCAGCCTCCTGTACTCAGCGATCTCCATCTCCAGCCTCATCTTGATGTCCAGGAGGATCTGGTACTCGGAGGCCTGCTGCTGGATGCTGACGTTGAGCTGCTgcagctcctcctccatgctgTTGATACAAACCTGCAGCTGGCTCAGCTGGGAGCCGTGGCGGCCGTTTATATCAGCGACGCTCTGCTCCAGGTACCCATTCTACAGGAATGTGTTTATGTTTGTAAGGGATGATGAAAATGGAGACGGAAGGAAGAAGAGGGTAGTAGAAATGTATAAAGAGGGAGATAAAGGGCAGAGATAGTTAGACTTGTGTGCATGAAGGTGTTAGAACACCTTGACATTAGACCACTGTGGAGGTCTGAAAACTTCTAACAAACTTTGATTTTGGAGTGTAATGTTCCTTTAAAAACCTAATGGAATTCCATACTTTAGGAACAGACATAGGGTAAAGAGAAATGCTATATATTTAGGGATGCTGATTCACTAAGATGGTTAGACATCATACCTGAGTGAGCAGGCCATGCAGTTCAATCTCCAGGCTCTGGAAGGTCCTTTTCAGGTCGGTCACCTGAGACTGAGAGGTCTTCACCTCTGTGGTGCTGGTGGTGATCTGGCTCTGAAGCACctccacctgacacacacacacacacacacacacacacacacacaacctattaGTCAAAAGTATAGTACCACTTCACAAAAAATAGTACCTCCCACAAAACACATTTAGGGACCCAGGCCCACACCCTTCGAGGCCCCCTGTCCTATTTTCAGGTTGTCTCACCTTGCTCTCGAACCACTTGGCAGCATCTCTCTGGTTCTTCGCCACCATGCCCTCATACTGGGTCCTCATCTCCTCCAGCACCTTGCTCATGTCCACTGAGGAAGCACAGTTCAACTTCACATTCACAGCACCACACTGCTGTGTCCTCATCAAATGCATCTCCTAACAACAGGAAAAGGGGGACAAATTGAGCTATAATACCTGGGATGTCGAGTTCACGTATACACAGGGAAGGGCAAAAGCACCTGAAAACAATCAGTTACCGTAAATGTGAGGACAAATAACAGAGAAGTTGCCCTAGATTTGTTGTGGATGGGTTTTGCCCCCTTGGGGGCAAACATGGAAATGTTTAAACTCACTGAGAATTAATAAATAAATTCAAATGCAAAAACAGTGCAAAAACTACAGGGGGTGCCATTGTGTCCTAATGAAAAAACCCATGTGGCTGTCCTGGCCCATTGACACTTCAGACAACAGCACAAGCATTAAGACTTGGGTGTGTGAGGAGAAATGAGGAGGTTACCTCCTCATGGTTCCTCCTGAGGTAGACCAGCTCCTCCTTCAGCCCCTCAATCTGCATGTCCAGGTCTCCTCTGGCGAGCGTAAAGCTGTCCAGCACTCCTCTCAGACGAGCAACATCCCCTTCCAAGGTCATATGCATGTTAACCTCCATCTCAAACCTACAGGGGTTGAGGAAAGCAGAGAGCTTGATTAGTTCCTTCTGACAGCAAACCAAGATACAACTTGCCCAACCATGAACTGATCCATAGCTCCTGCATACCCCCATAAGCATTTATGTAGATCTGGGAGGATTGGATCTACTCAATCTCAAACCTATAGGCCAAAGCTACAAATAGAAACAGTACACTCACAGAGGCTGTGTACAGTACAAACAGGAAGTGCACCTACTTCATCTTGAAGTCATCAGCTGCAACTCTGGCATTATCCACCCGCAGGATCATCTGAGCGTTCTCCACAGACCTGGCATGGATCTAGGAACAGGAGGACAGCCACAGTCAATGGAATGTAATATCAGAGTCAACTATGTATGGGATATCATGTGTTTAGATCAGCAGAACAGGTTCATGTCTACTGTTCATTCATATACAACAATTTTGGTTGTAaatcaccatccctacagtgaagcatggtggtggcagcatcatgctttggtaTGTTTTTCaccggcaaggactgggagattagtcaggatcgaagtaaagatgaacagagcaaagaacagagatccttgatgaaaaccatcTCCAgggcgctcaggatctcagaccgGTCGAAGGTTTACCTTCtaccaggacaacgaccctaagcacacagccaagaaaatgcaggagtggcttcgggacaagtctcttaatgtctttgagtggcccagccagagcccagacttgaacccgatcgaacatctctggagagacctgaaaatagctgttcagcgaagctacccatccaacctgacagagcttgagaggatctgcagcgaggaatgggagaaactccccaaatacaggtgtgccaagcttgtagcgtcatacccaagaagacttaaggctgtaatcgctgccaaagatgcttcaacaaagtactgagtaaagagtctgaatacatatataaatataatatttcagttttctatttttatacatttgcaaaaatatctacaaacctgtttttgctttgtcattatggggtactgtgtgtatattgatgacggggaaaaacgatttaatcaattctagaataaggctgtaacgtaacaaaatgtggaaatagtcaaagggtgtgcctcccgggtggcgcagtggttaagggcgctgtactgcagcgccagctgtgccatcagagtccctgggtttgcgcccaggctctgtcgtaaccggctgcgaccgggaggtccgtggggcaacgcacaattggcctagcgtcgtctgggttagggagggcttggtcggtagggatgtccttgtctcatcgtgcaccagcgactcctgtggcgggccaggcacagtgcgcgctaaccaaggttgccaggtgcacggtgtaccctccgacacattggtgcggctggcttccgggttggatgcgcgctgtgttaagaagcagtacggctggctgggttgtgtatcggaggacgcatgactttcaaccttcgtctctcccgagcccgtacgggagctgtagcgatgagacaagatagtagctactacaacaattggataccacgaaattggggagagaaaaaaaagtcaatgggtctgaatactttccgaatgcactgtaattcatTCTGTTGGCATCCTCTAAATCATATCCCCACCATTAAATGTCTACTCAACATAATTACATTGAAATCACATGGACACaatattgattcaaccagtgtgttgcTACATTAAGACTacatttttaccttttatttaactagacaagtcagttaaaaacaaattcttattttcagtgatggcctaggaacagtgggttaactgcctgtttaggggcagaacgacagatttgtaccttgtcagcttgggggtttgaacttacaacctttcggttactagtccaacactctaaccactaggctaccctgccgccccattaccCAGAAGTACCTTGTTGCGGATGTCTGTGATGGTGGCATAGAACCCACTGAGGTCCTCCTTGTGAGTCGGTGATCTCATCTCGTAGAACTCTTTGATCTGCAAGTCCAACTTGCTATTGGCTGCCTCTAGAGAGTGCACCTGTGTACACAGAGAGTGGAAGGAATCAGTTAAATTCATGGGTctatctgaaatggcaccctattccctatatagagaattacttttgtccagagccctatgggccctgttatgcactacatggggaataggatgccatttgtggCGCATCCCATCACGTTATGTGAATCTGTGCACACCCATTAGATAATCCCCAACATAATGGAATTTAAAATAAATGATCAAATCCTGCTATGTCATTGTActtatcagtggtgtaaagtgcttAAGTAAAAATACCCACAATACCTACTtaggtagtactttaaagtatctttactttagtttactatttatattttttacaactgttgcttttactccactacattcctaaagaaaatagtgtattttttactccatagattgtccctgacacccaaaagtagtcaTTACACCTTGAATGCTAAGCAGGAAAGGAAGATGGTCAAATTCACactcttatcaagagaacatccctggtcatccctactgcctctgaactGGTGGACTCACTAACACATGCTTTGGTTGTAAATTATGTCAGAgcgttggagtgtgccccttgaCAATCAGTACAAAGAATGTAAATAAATATTTGTGCCGTCTgggttgcttaatataaggaatgtgaaaggATTtccacttttacttttgatactaaagtatatttgACCAATTTCATTTTCTTTTTATACCGAAGTATATATACAACCAAAGACTTGGACTTGTACTGGAGACTTTCATTGGAGCTTTACAGCAAACTACAGGTTACTGTTTCTTCTCAATAGCAATTTTACCATTAGAAACAATGATGGAATAAATCGTTTTTAAAAAGTTACAAGTTAAGTAAACGTtgtttaaatatatacatattactgtagcctactgtattaTCCCATTTAACTGAACACTGTGGATAGTATTGATGAAAGGGGTTGTTTAAAACAAaaattctttctaacaaagattaAAGTTCACTTTCTAATAAAACCATTCTGTATCATCGACTATGTAGTGTTTTGAAAAGAGTTATCACTCGGCCTTGTCTTTCGGTCTCCATAATCTGGGCTGTGCGTAATATCCCGCAGCGCGCCTCACTCTCTATCCACATCTCCATCATTCTTCCTTACCTTTTCCAGGTAGCGGGCCAAACGATCGTTCAGATTCTGCATGGTATGCTTCTCGTTGGCACCGATAGTGATCTGACCTGGCCCGTCCGTAGAGAAAGAAGATTGAGAGATACGGGTGCCGTATCCCCCGGCACCTCCATATACACTCGGCGAGCGACTGCTCCCAACAGAGCACATGCTCATACGGGACCTACCGTATCCCGAACTGCTGGAAAACTGCATCCCACCGGACGAACTGAGGCCACTCGAAACGACACCGCTACCTGAGCTGTATCTAAGGCTACTACTGCGACTGGCTACAATGGACATGGCGAGAGATAGTCTGGCGATGCGTCCTGGGAGGTTAAAGTGCGTTCTTCGTAGTTGAGGCGTCAGGTAAAATAACCCCCTTCGTGTCCTCGAGCGTTTTATACATTTGGGTTAAGAATGATTGACTGCGTCACCATTATTCCTTGGAATGAAGGTATATCTAATTGTTTTGTTCAGTGGGTGGATACAGGGCTTACAACAACTAAGGAAATGAATGGTTCAGTGAATGTTGTGACCTATGAAAGGCAGTGTGTTTGACAGGTATAGACTGGCAAGTCAGACCGCTTACTAAATGTGTTTTGTAAAAGCTGGCATTCCATGGTTTCAGACATccattttcaattacattttggtTTGTTTACTGAAATTggcaatatttttttatatattttaaaaatatattattttcaaGGATTTGTAGGCTAAATATTGTATGTGTTATTATTTTGCCAAACTAAAATGTTGCACCAAGTCACTCCGTCACTTACATTTGATGATTTTCCATCATTCTATCCATTTGAAAAGATGGTCATTAACAGTCATCTTTTTGAAGTGTAGATGTAGAACCACTATAAACTGTTCATAAATTCAACACATTCAATGTTGTTACTTTGTCTACTCCGTCTACTTGCTCTCAGATTAGTTGGTTTGAATAGTGTGTTCAATCATTGTCAAAgattcttattcttattcttacTATTTTGTCACTTTGATGTTCTCATGCTTTGATTCTGAATTCACAGATGTCCTGTTCAGTAACTATACCCTTATTTGAAATATGAATAAACCTCATAATTCCTCACATTCCTCACATTCCTTAGCCTACTCAGTACATTCTCTCAGATGTTGGTTTGGATAGTGTGTATGCAAAACAGCCACACAACAGCCTGAATAAATTGAACCGTTTAATTCCAAAACGCtctatatccattttcagaaatgttggtcaATTATCTTTTATTGTTTCCAGAAATTATGAAAGAGATTTgtgtttttcaaatcaaatcaaattgtatttgtcacatacacatggttagcagatgttaatgcgagtgtggcgaaatgcttgtgcttctagttcccgacaATGCGGTAATAACcgacgagtaatctaacctaacaattccacaactactaccttatacacacaagtgtaaagggataaagaatatgtacataaagatatatgaatgagtgatggtacagaacggcatggcaagatgcagtagatggtatcgagtacagtatatacatttacatatgagatgagtaatgtagggtatgtaaacattataataagtggcattgtttaaggtggctggtgatacattttttacatcaatttccaccAATTTCCATTGTTaatttaaagtggctggagttgagtcagtatgttggcagcagccactcaatgttagtggtggctgtttaacagtctgatggccttgagatagaagctgtttttcagtctctcggtcccagctttgatgcacctgtactgacctcgccttctggatgacagctgggtgaacaggcagtggctcgggtggttgttgtccttgatgatctttatggccttcctgtgacatcgggtggtgtaggtgtcctggagggcaggtagtttgccccaggtgatgcgttgtgcagacctcactaccctctggagagccttacagttgtgggcgaagcagttgccgtaccagccggtgatacagcccgacaggatgcatctgtagaagtttgtgagtgcttttggtgacaagccaaatttcttcagcctcctgaggttgaagaggcgctactgcgccttcttcacaacgctgtatGTGTGGGGGAACCAATTcattttgtccgtgatgtgtacgccgaggaacataaaatgtactaccctctccactactgtcccgttgatgtggataggggggtgctccctctgctgtttcctgaagtccacaatcatctcctttgttttgttgatgttgagtgtgaggttattttcctgacaccacactccgagggccctcacctcctccctgtgggcCGTCTtgccgttgttggtaatcaagcctaccactgttgtgtcgtccgcaaacttgatgattgagttggaggcgtgcatggccacgcagtcgtgggtgaacagggagtacaggagagggctcagaacgcaccattgtggggcctcagtgttgaggatcagcagggtggagatgttgttacctaccctcaccacctgggggcggcccgtcaggaagtccaggacccagttgcacagggcggggtcgagacccagggtctcgagcttaatgacgagtttggagggtactatggtgttaaatgctgagctgtagtcgatgaacagcattcttacataggtattcctcttgtccggatgggttagggcagtgtgcagtgtggttgcaattgcgtcgtctgtggacctattggggcggtaagcaaattggagtgggtctagggtgtcaggtagggtggaggtgatatctgtccttgactagtctctcaaagcacttcatgatgacggaagtgagtgcttagctcagttaccttagctttcttgggaacaggaacaatggtggcccacttgaagcatgtgggaacagcagactgggataaggatggattgaatatgttcgtaaacacaccggccagctggtctgcgcatgctctgaggacgcggctgggaatgctgtctgggcctgcagccttgcgagggttaacgcgtttaaatgttttactcacgtcggctgcagtgaaggagagcccgcaggttttggtagcgggccgtgtcagtggcactgtattgtcctcaacgCGAGCAAAAAGAGAGCGGtgtttttttcactatctaatgaggttgttcaatgacagacatgtatttgttacTACTGTTCGGTTtcacacagtcaaatgtaacaaataaaaaatttaaaattatacatttgtgacatcaatattttaaaaaatgtacaaaaaagtTATTCAATATAGTAATATGACATCTATATGTGAatgtttacatttgacattttagtcattagcCGGATCCAGTCTAATCCGGAGCGATTTACAGAAAGTGCATTCATTTCAAACTAggtaggtgagacaaccacatcccagcaagcacataacgttctgagaaccacatgtttcttagagcttggtgagagtgtggttgcCCTATGCCTATTTAGCATACAACCTTCTCATAACACAGGGCTTCCCAAACTTTTTGGGCCTATGAcctaagcggtaccggagtgccaagtctaggacaaaaaggctacgcaacagtttttacccccaagccataaggctccttcctgaacaggtaatcaaatggctacccggacaatttgcattgtgttcccccccccaaacccctctttttacgctccTGCTACGCTCTGTTTAtcacatatgcatagtcactttaactatacatttgtgtgcatactacctcaattgtgcCGACCAACCaatgctcctgcacattggctaaccgggctatctgcattgtgtcccaccacccgttAACCCCTCTTTACACTAcatctactctctgtttatcctatatgcatagtcactttaaccagatctacatgtacatactacctcaatcagcctgactaaccggtgtctgtatgtatcctcgctacttttatagcctcgctactgtatatagcctgtctttttactgttgctttatttctttacttacctattgttcacctatcACCTTTCTTGCACTATTGTTTAGAgccttaagtaagcatttcactgtaaggttccacctgttgtattcggcacacgtgacaaatacattttgatttgatttgaaaccatcAAGCATCAacctgttagaggagtctgtagTTGGATTTTGACTGTAGTGAAAACCATTCTAGGATTTTATTTGATCATGGGGGAAATGAGCTGCTGTGTAAGCACTGCAAGGCAGGTTAGACTGAATTGAGCCCTGCCTCTTTTCATGTAATGATGATAAATGAGTTTTACCTTTTCAGAGCATGAACAGACACATCCCCAGGGCCATTTCACCTGAACAAATATCATCACTGATGAATAAGcacacagatacagtgccttcagaaagtactcacatcccttgacttattccacatgtttgtgtcacagcctgatttcaaaatggaatttaaaaaaatacatatacacGCATATCACAcatacacgcaataccccataatgacaaaatgaaaacttgtttttagaaatgtttgcacatttattgaaaatgacatacagaaatatctcatttacataagtattcacacctctgagtcaatacatgttagaatcacctttggcagcgattgcagctaTGAGTCATTCTGGCTCTaagagtctctaagagctgtacACACAtggattgtaaaatatttgcacattcttttttttaaatcttcaagctctgtcgagttgattgttgatcattgctagacagccattttcaagtcttgccatagattttcaagccaaaataagcacacaaaaaaactaactAGGCCACTCTGGAACATCCCAttttgtcttggtaagcaactccagtatatttttggctttgtgtttttggttattgtcctgctgaaaggtgaatttgtctcccggtGTCTGTTAGAAAGCCAGTTTttactctaggattttgcctgtgcttagctctattcagttTTTTTAATCCTTAAAAaaaatccctagtccttgccgatgacaagcataccaataacatgatgcagccaccaccatgcttgaaaatatgaagtgcggtagtcagtgatgtgttggatttgccacaaacataatgctttttattcaggacataaagtgaatttctttgacacattttttgcagttttatttTAGTGCCATATTGCaagcaggatgcatgttttggaatattttttttatgtacaggcttccttcttttcactctgtcatttaggttaatgttgtggagtaactacaatgttgttgatccatcctcacttttctcctatcacagccattcaactgtaactgttttaaagtcaccactggcctcatggtgaaatccctgagcggtttccttcctctccggcaactgagttagaaaggacgcctgtatctttgtagtgtctgggtatattgatacaccatccaaagtgtaattaataacttcaccgtgctcaaagggatattcactgTCAGCTTTTCTAAATttctacccatctaccaataggtgcccttctatgcgaggcattggaaacctccctggtctctgtgtatgaaattcactgcttgacagaGGAGCCTTACAGATAACTGTTttgtgtctggtacagagatgaggtagtcattcaaaaatgatATTGAACACTATTATTGTAAACAGGGCGAGTCCGTGTGACTTATGTGACTTTTTAAgctatttttactcctgaacttatttaggctcatAACaaagagttgaatacttattgactcaatacgTTTCAGCGTTTCACATTTTATTATATAAtacaaacataattccactttcacattatgggTTTATTtggtgtaggccagtgacacaaaatgttCATTGTGTCAATTTTAAATTCCGTCTAACTCAAAATGTgtagaaagtcaaggggtgtgaatactttcttaaggccCTGTAAGCAGACAATTATTATTTGTTTACCTCCCAAAGTACAAATCATTCACACACTTGATGGCATCTATGTAGTCTCTGGTGACACTAAAGGTTAAAAGGAAGTGTTTGACTTGACTATTCTTTGGCACCGTGTGACAAGAGGTATGTCCGAGGAATGTCTTGGAAACCAAGACACCATTGCGTGCCTAATCACTTGGCAGGCATTCTGGTATTTCTACTGTTTTCTTTGGTTGTATTGTCACAAGTAGAGATGTTCTGCCTCGATTAGGTAAGACAATAACAAAAGCGAAAGGGTGAGTCCTATACTGTATGTCTTTGGCCTATGTGGGATTACTTCCAAATGTCAGCTGGAATGCCTGTGTCTAGGCTATTATGATAAAGCAAGTATGGAAGGGAGTGGTATACCTCCTTTACAGGAAGTTACATGCACCTAGTAAAGAAGATGGACACAGCACCGACTGGGCCAGCACAATTTAGAGGGCTGGAAGTGGTAGGACCCTAACGAAATGGGTTTATTTCTAATTTAGGACATCAACAATCTTACATGCTTTTTTGCTTTCAATTATCATTTTAATTTCCCTTTAACGATCCATTTCTACAATACACTCTCTTCCACATCTCAGAACTGAATGAACaacatctcacacacacccaAATTACCCcagttaccacacacacacctccaatcTTCCTAGGAAAGAGCCCCGCTATCCATTCTCATCATCCTTGCCAGAAACTGACAGACTGGCTTCCAGTTTTCCTATATAAATGAGTTGATACTTTACATTACTGTGAAGTGCACAATGAAAAGAGACATCAGGTCCATGTTAAACCATTATCTCTTGTTTCCTATTTCCATAACAGCATGTCACTTTGGCTGTGGTATCCTGACCACAATTCcagtgtttaaaaatatatatattaacaaGCTTCATTTACAGCATTCTAAATGGATATCATATCTGTATgaattgaattatttatttttatacagcTTTTAAAGACTATAATATTTACAGAAGATAGTTCCTTAACCATTTAGAAAATATATAGGTACACAACTCTAATGTTGGTTCCAGTCAATGATGCTCTCTTTAGTCCAGATAAGTGGAGGACGTACGTCATCACTTAAAACCCTTCCTCATCCGTTGTTTAGGTTACGCCATAATGATATCGCTGTCATAATCCTTTTACAACTAGGTCTATAGTTAAGAACATCAGTAATGATATGGTGCCTTTGTTTCAAATGTGTTTCTCAGTGAAAGACAACTTGCCATTTTTTTCCATGGTATTTTTAATGATCGATTCATGGTTTTTCTTGAATGTCAATGCAAGTGGAAGTTACAGTTGGTGGTCCTTGGCCTTGGATGCAGGTGTTATCACAGGGTTGTAGACTTCTACTGTAACCACAACCACTATTGAACGTCTGAGTTATACTTTATTGTCTCACATTTCCAGGTGAACGATTAGAAT
This Oncorhynchus tshawytscha isolate Ot180627B linkage group LG32, Otsh_v2.0, whole genome shotgun sequence DNA region includes the following protein-coding sequences:
- the LOC112242576 gene encoding keratin, type I cytoskeletal 13-like isoform X1, with the translated sequence MSIVASRSSSLRYSSGSGVVSSGLSSSGGMQFSSSSGYGRSRMSMCSVGSSRSPSVYGGAGGYGTRISQSSFSTDGPGQITIGANEKHTMQNLNDRLARYLEKVHSLEAANSKLDLQIKEFYEMRSPTHKEDLSGFYATITDIRNKIHARSVENAQMILRVDNARVAADDFKMKFEMEVNMHMTLEGDVARLRGVLDSFTLARGDLDMQIEGLKEELVYLRRNHEEEMHLMRTQQCGAVNVKLNCASSVDMSKVLEEMRTQYEGMVAKNQRDAAKWFESKVEVLQSQITTSTTEVKTSQSQVTDLKRTFQSLEIELHGLLTQNGYLEQSVADINGRHGSQLSQLQVCINSMEEELQQLNVSIQQQASEYQILLDIKMRLEMEIAEYRRLLDGEGFSKHVETRQEVRKVIVVEKVQEVVEEYNPHMQKRVRVIVEEMVDGKVVSTSVDEKVQDIN
- the LOC112242576 gene encoding keratin, type I cytoskeletal 19-like isoform X2 — encoded protein: MSIVASRSSSLRYSSGSGVVSSGLSSSGGMQFSSSSGYGRSRMSMCSVGSSRSPSVYGGAGGYGTRISQSSFSTDGPGQITIGANEKHTMQNLNDRLARYLEKVHSLEAANSKLDLQIKEFYEMRSPTHKEDLSGFYATITDIRNKIHARSVENAQMILRVDNARVAADDFKMKFEMEVNMHMTLEGDVARLRGVLDSFTLARGDLDMQIEGLKEELVYLRRNHEEEMHLMRTQQCGAVNVKLNCASSVDMSKVLEEMRTQYEGMVAKNQRDAAKWFESKVEVLQSQITTSTTEVKTSQSQVTDLKRTFQSLEIELHGLLTQNGYLEQSVADINGRHGSQLSQLQVCINSMEEELQQLNVSIQQQASEYQILLDIKMRLEMEIAEYRRLLDGEGFSKHVEVRQEVRKVIVVEKVQEVVEEYNPHMQKRVIVEEMVDGKVVSTSVDEKVQDLN